The following proteins are encoded in a genomic region of Vicugna pacos chromosome 16, VicPac4, whole genome shotgun sequence:
- the MRPS23 gene encoding small ribosomal subunit protein mS23 isoform X1, protein MAGSRLETVGSIFSRTRDLIRAGVLKEKPLWFDVYNAFPPLREPVFRRPRLRYGKAKASIQDILYHEDRIRAKFYSTYGSGQKAFDLFNPNFKSTCQRFVEKYIELQKLGETDEEKLFVETGKALLAEGVILRRVGEARNQQEGSRKAEPMGVKPQSVLEENQPLTEVPRDQHLEAPGEQEKGLSPP, encoded by the exons ATGGCGGGGAGCCGGCTGGAGACCGTGGGGAGCATTTTCTCGCG GACGCGGGACCTGATTCGGGCTGGGGTGTTGAAGGAGAAGCCCCTGTGGTTTGACGTATATAACGCCTTTCCCCCGCTGAGGGAGCCGGTCTTCCGAAGGCCCCGCTTGCGATACGGCAAAGCCAAAGCTTCCATCCAGGACATCTTGTACCACGAGGATCGGATTAGAGC GAAATTTTATTCCACGTATGGATCTGGTCAAAAAGCTTTTGATCTGTTCAATCCAAACTTCAAGTCTACCTGTCAAAG GTTTGTGGAGAAATACATTGAGCTACAGAAACTTGGAGAAACAGATGAAGAGAAGTTGTTTGTGGAAACAGGGAAGGCTTTATTGGCAGAAGGTGTCATTTTACGACGAGTAGGAGAAGCAAGGAAT CAGCAGGAAGGTAGCAGGAAGGCTGAACCCATGGGTGTCAAACCCCAGTCTGTGTTGGAAGAGAACCAGCCTCTGACAGAAGTTCCACGGGACCAGCATTTGGAGGCACCTGGAGAACAGGAAAAAGGCCTCTCACCTCCCTGA
- the MRPS23 gene encoding small ribosomal subunit protein mS23 isoform X2 has protein sequence MAGSRLETVGSIFSRTRDLIRAGVLKEKPLWFDVYNAFPPLREPVFRRPRLRYGKAKASIQDILYHEDRIRAKFYSTYGSGQKAFDLFNPNFKSTCQRFVEKYIELQKLGETDEEKLFVETGKALLAEGVILRRVGEARNQEGSRKAEPMGVKPQSVLEENQPLTEVPRDQHLEAPGEQEKGLSPP, from the exons ATGGCGGGGAGCCGGCTGGAGACCGTGGGGAGCATTTTCTCGCG GACGCGGGACCTGATTCGGGCTGGGGTGTTGAAGGAGAAGCCCCTGTGGTTTGACGTATATAACGCCTTTCCCCCGCTGAGGGAGCCGGTCTTCCGAAGGCCCCGCTTGCGATACGGCAAAGCCAAAGCTTCCATCCAGGACATCTTGTACCACGAGGATCGGATTAGAGC GAAATTTTATTCCACGTATGGATCTGGTCAAAAAGCTTTTGATCTGTTCAATCCAAACTTCAAGTCTACCTGTCAAAG GTTTGTGGAGAAATACATTGAGCTACAGAAACTTGGAGAAACAGATGAAGAGAAGTTGTTTGTGGAAACAGGGAAGGCTTTATTGGCAGAAGGTGTCATTTTACGACGAGTAGGAGAAGCAAGGAAT CAGGAAGGTAGCAGGAAGGCTGAACCCATGGGTGTCAAACCCCAGTCTGTGTTGGAAGAGAACCAGCCTCTGACAGAAGTTCCACGGGACCAGCATTTGGAGGCACCTGGAGAACAGGAAAAAGGCCTCTCACCTCCCTGA